Genomic DNA from Desulfuromonas sp. TF:
CGTTTTCAAGCAGCTCGAGGGCAAAGGCCATGACCTGCGGAGCGGAGAATCCGTCCAGGCCGTACTCGGTGGCCTTCTGGGCGATCCTCAGACCGAAGTCCAGATCCGAATAGGCGCCCATGGTATAGGTGAGCTTGGTGAAGCATTTCATCATGTAGGTCGGCATCCCCGGCATGGAGATGGTCGCGCCGCATTTCATCGGACAGTTGAAGCAGCTGATCAGCCGGGTCCGGGCATTCTCAAGGGTCTCGGTCCACTCCTTTTCGATCTCCTCGTTCCAGAAATCCTTCCTCCGGGTGCGGGAGTTGCCCCACATGAAGTTCTCGGTATGCCACTTCTCGTCATGGACTTTCATTTCCTGCGGCGACCCGAGCCCGGCCAGAATCGGCATGACCCCCGGAATCGGGTTGTCTTCGCGGACCTTGATGTATTTCAGTACGTCGTTGCAGAGCTCCATGAACTCTTCCGGCTTCGCAACGCTAAGATCCTTCGTCCCGCGAACGACGATCGCCTTGAGCCCCTTGTCCCCCATGACGGCACCGATGCCGCCTCGGCTGGCACTTGAGCGCCCCTGCTCGATCGAAGCGTAGTAGACCCGGTTTTCCCCGGCGAGTCCGATAGCGGCCACCTGAGCCTTCGGCTCGTTCAGCTCTTTTTTGATGATCTCCGCGGTCTCGATCGACCCTTTGCCCGCAAGGTGAGAGGCATCACGGATTTCCACCTTATCATTGTGGATGTACAGATAAACCAGGTTGGGCGACTTGCCGCGGAGCACCACCTTGTCATAACCGGCATACTTCAACTCCGGCGCCCAAAAACCCCCCATCATTGAAAACGCCAACAGGCCGGTCTGAGGGGAAATCGTGGAGACGATGGTACGATTGCATCCGGTAGCGGGCGTGCCGCACAAAAGACCGGCGCCGAATATCAGAAGATTGTCAGGGGAAAAGGGCTCGACTTCAGGCGAGACCCTGTCCCAAATTATCTTGGCGTTTGTTCCCAGCCCCCCGAGATAAAGCTCGGTATCCCTCGGATCGGTTGCTACCTTCTCGATATTTCCTCGGGAGAGATCAATCTCCAAATTAAACCCAGTCTCTGCAAATCTCATGTTCTGACCCCTTTTAGCAGTTCGTCGGACCTTTTGCCCGCCAGGTGTGAAAACCACTGGGCATTGAAAAACCCCGTTGAGGCGAAATCGCTGTAATTTTGGATGCCCCGCCTAGTTGACGAATAACACTCTCTCTCCTGCCAAATGCTATTTCAAGTAAATTGGTACCACAATGCTTTTTGTGTGTCAAGCAAATATTGAGAGGGGTGTTTTGGCGTGCACCCATGCGATCTTTGGGCACTTCCCGGGATCTTATTGAAATCACTGGACCGGAGGTGCGGCTGCAACAACCGGGGGAGTGACGGAGGGAAAATGGCTTGTGTTTCAAATTATTTTTATGGTACAGGGAGGACCGGCGTACAGCAGTGATAGGCAGTGATAGGAGAAAATCTTTGATGCGACCCAAGGGGGAAGTGATCGAAAAAAAATGTGAGAAAAGCGTAAATATGGGGAGGATTGGCGACCGCCCCTATTGGATTTTCATTCTTTCCATTCCAATGAGAGCGGTACACCAGGTTGGGGCGGCTGTCTTTCTTGCGGCCTATCTTCTCGATGTCATCCCCGAGCCGCCGCCGGCATACGTTGTTGTTGCGTTTATCAGCGGCGGCCTGCTCCTTCTCGCCGAGTGGTGGAGGCATCGCCAGGTCTGCCGGGAGCTGTCGGGGGTGGTCACCCTGGCGAAAATCATCCTCCTGGGAGCCGCTTACCATGGCTTTCTGCCGCTGCAGGAAACGGTGCTGCTGGTTTTCCTCATCGCCTCGGTCGGGGCTCATGCGCCGAAGCAGGTGCGGCACAGGCTTTTGTTTTAATCCTGATGGCGTCGCAAAAAGTCCGCCCTACGGCGTTACGGCGGTTTTTCAGTACCTCGGCATACCTGATGTATGCCTTCGCCCCTGAAAAACCACACGAAATTTTTGCTTAGCCATCCTCTGAGTTTTTGCGAGCGCATCAATCCTGGTTGAGAGTTGTTTCAGGCGCGATCGCGTTAACCATGGGGGCCTTGGCGCGGGTGCGTGAAGCGCGGGTCGAGACGAATCCAGCCATTTTAGAATAGAAGAACAATATTCATCATTACGGGCCGCTTCCGGAGAAGGAGCGGCCCCTTTTTTTCGGGAATCAGCCAAGGTCGAGGGGGCTGCGCACGCCGAGGGGGTTCTTGCTGACGACATGGGTATAGATCATGGTGGTGCGCAGGTCGGCATGTCCGAGCAGGTCCTGGATGGTGCGGATATCCGTGCCGCTTTCCAGCAGGTGCGTGGCAAAGGAGTGGCGCAAGGCATGAACGGTGACCCGCTTGGCAATGGCGGCGGTTTGCGTCGCCTCGCGAAAGGTGCGCTGAAAGAGGGAGGGATGCTGATAATGACGGCGCACCATGCCGCTGCGCGGGTCTGTCGACACACCGCGTGCGGGAAAAACCCAGAACCACCCCCACTCCTTTCCGGCATTGGGATACTTGCGCTCCAACGCCTTGGGAAGATAGACCCCGTTCAGGTTCTGCTGTCGGTCGGAGTCGAAAAGTGCCCTGACCTCCACCAGGTGCGCGACCAGGTCGTTATGCAGGCTCTCCGGCAAAACCGTGCGCCGGTCCTTATCACCCTTTCCTGAACGAACGATTAGCAGCCCCCGTTCGAGGTCGAGATCCTTGACCCTGAGGTTCAGGCATTCGCTCAGTCGAAGACCGCATCCATAGGTCAGCATCGCCATCAGTCGCATGGTACTGCGCATAGCGTCAAAGACCCTTAGCACCTCCCCCTTTGACAGGACGACCGGCAGACGTTGCCGTTTTTTGGCCCGAACGGCATCGATCGCCTCCCCGGTGTCAATGTCAAGCACATGCCGGTACATGAGATGGCGTTCAGCGCCTGGTTTTGAGTGGCCGCCGCGACATCACGATCGACGGCCAGATGCGACAAGTAGCGACGCATATCGTCGAAGGACAACTCCTGCGGCGGCTTCGCACCGAGGAAGGATTGAAACTGGCGGAGCCAGCCGAGGTAAGTCTTCTCAGTGTTCAGGGCCATCTGCTTGACGCGGAGGACATCTCGGGTTTTG
This window encodes:
- a CDS encoding aldehyde ferredoxin oxidoreductase N-terminal domain-containing protein is translated as MRFAETGFNLEIDLSRGNIEKVATDPRDTELYLGGLGTNAKIIWDRVSPEVEPFSPDNLLIFGAGLLCGTPATGCNRTIVSTISPQTGLLAFSMMGGFWAPELKYAGYDKVVLRGKSPNLVYLYIHNDKVEIRDASHLAGKGSIETAEIIKKELNEPKAQVAAIGLAGENRVYYASIEQGRSSASRGGIGAVMGDKGLKAIVVRGTKDLSVAKPEEFMELCNDVLKYIKVREDNPIPGVMPILAGLGSPQEMKVHDEKWHTENFMWGNSRTRRKDFWNEEIEKEWTETLENARTRLISCFNCPMKCGATISMPGMPTYMMKCFTKLTYTMGAYSDLDFGLRIAQKATEYGLDGFSAPQVMAFALELLENGILTADDFPGMPEDNEGRFYYLLDMIVRREGVGDVLAKGTYWAAKEIGNGAEAYAHNNIKKHEQLPLKLSMLNPVYFLMYATGEKMNITQIEGQFPQAPFATKEEREAFVSDWIQVPDEKFKQILLDWEFRGENSNPYYPTVEMSCDIVDWQETMHYIDDALGQCAGLSSFPLKPPYHIHNYPKFISAGAGIEMDKEKLTQAARRYRTLVRAINIGRGMRREDEKPPENHWKKRFPELEEQLLDSYYKLKGWNNNGIPTKESLEALGLGYVSEDFLKRGILTDGGETPSEVALAAEEKN
- a CDS encoding integron integrase — protein: MYRHVLDIDTGEAIDAVRAKKRQRLPVVLSKGEVLRVFDAMRSTMRLMAMLTYGCGLRLSECLNLRVKDLDLERGLLIVRSGKGDKDRRTVLPESLHNDLVAHLVEVRALFDSDRQQNLNGVYLPKALERKYPNAGKEWGWFWVFPARGVSTDPRSGMVRRHYQHPSLFQRTFREATQTAAIAKRVTVHALRHSFATHLLESGTDIRTIQDLLGHADLRTTMIYTHVVSKNPLGVRSPLDLG
- a CDS encoding site-specific integrase, coding for MLNEFQVELSTDKSLSPKHLPHYIRWVKDCYSFLRLPPTERLSYEQTRLFLSNLEKSREPWQVKQAEQALRRFDFFLTRVLPTSTPANADHDAWTSVLDKTRDVLRVKQMALNTEKTYLGWLRQFQSFLGAKPPQELSFDDMRRYLSHLAVDRDVAAATQNQALNAISCTGMCLTLTPGRRSMPFGPKNGNVCRSSCQRGRC